A DNA window from Archocentrus centrarchus isolate MPI-CPG fArcCen1 chromosome 15, fArcCen1, whole genome shotgun sequence contains the following coding sequences:
- the nfkb2 gene encoding nuclear factor NF-kappa-B p100 subunit isoform X1 gives MAGALRMTEAQFISVYENDLQQLMQYDYIPPVDIKTEPYIPETAHGPYIQIIEEPKQRGFRFRYECEGPSHGGLPGASSEKNKRTYPTVRINNYVGLARVEVQLVTHSDPARVHAHSLVGRHCIENGTCTIDIGPNDLTASFSNLGILHVTKKGVVEVLTRRLREEKKRQKGAHGHLTDAEESAIAKEAKELGKTMDLNIVRLKFTAYLQDSTGAFTRALKPVVSNPIYDSKSPNASNLKISRMDKTCGSVLGGDEIFLLCDKVQKDDIEIRFYEDDEEGCWEAFGDFSPTDVHKQYAIVFKTPAYHRAEIDRPVTVFLQLRRKKAGDCSDPKQFTYIPQVQDKEEVLRKKQKPLPPYENWRGGRGGGAGGFGGGGGGGFQFHQEMNGPGGGGGTAGFFNLSFQGFGAGGGTQMSGSTPQTGFTQQQTDRQAGGQPDSPLRQHLLQIAAALNSKVTQSARQTAAALLQYCSTGDARVLLAIQRHLCGIQDGNGDTPLHLAIIHHQTGVFQQLIHTLLSSQQQGIINTANHLHQTPLHLAVITRQVKVAEVLLKSGADPSLVDKDGRTPLHLAALAGDHSVLRLLLAHLGERHAHLVNMPDFHGLHPLHLAVRRDGERCLRLLVEGGAKINEPEQKSGNTALHLAVKENLFKVACLLITELRADVNACTFGGNTPLHLAASLGSLTFCSMLIAAGADKYIENDEPLFFSSSSDEDEPIREEEDKERETASKTANPRKRPAAGHTPLDLAKCQKVRKVLLPKSPKPDPRDEPTSSTKALERPGLDEDTLSRLVEVLSVGDVPWKKLAEKLGMMTLTHLYQDSPVPCRQLLHHYKLGGGAFEDLVEALQSLGLTEGVRLLRNTELRDDKHSTDVTVDSGFGSQPMEDVEPPVANQ, from the exons ATGGCGGGGGCCCTGCG gaTGACTGAAGCTCAGTTCATCAGCGTCTACGAGAACGAC ctgcagcagttAATGCAGTATGACTACATTCCTCCAGTGGACATAAAGACTGAGCCCTACATACCTGAGACAG ctCACGGTCCATACATTCAGATCATCGAAGAGCCCAAACAG agggGCTTTCGTTTCCGTTATGAGTGCGAGGGTCCATCGCACGGCGGGCTCCCGGGGGCCTCCAGCGAGAAGAACAAGAGAACCTACCCAACAGTGAGG ATTAATAACTACGTGGGTCTGGCCCGGGTCGAAGTCCAGCTGGTGACCCACAGCGACCCTGCTCGCGTCCACGCTCACAGTCTGGTCGGACGTCACTGCATCGAGAATGGCACCTGCACGATCGACATCGGCCCCAACGACCTCACCGCCTC ATTCAGTAATCTGGGGATCCTCCATGTGACCAAGAAAGGTGTTGTTGAAGTTCTGACCCGGAGGctcagagaagagaagaagagacaaAAAGGAGCACACGGTCACCTGACAG ATGCTGAGGAATCTGCCATCGCAAAGGAGGCCAAGGAGCTGGGGAAGACGATGGACCTGAACATCGTCAGGTTAAAGTTCACCGCCTACCTGCAGGACAGCACCGGCGCCTTCACCAGAGCGCTGAAACCGGTCGTCTCCAACCCCATCTACGACAGCA AGTCTCCAAACGCCTCCAACCTGAAGATCTCTCGCATGGATAAGACGTGCGGCTCGGTGCTCGGAGGAGACGAGATCTTCCTGCTCTGCGACAAAGTCCAGAAAG ATGACATCGAGATCCGTTTTTATGAGGACGATGAGGAGGGGTGCTGGGAGGCGTTCGGGGACTTCTCACCTACGGACGTCCACAAACAG TACGCCATCGTGTTCAAAACGCCGGCCTACCACAGAGCAGAGATCGACCGGCCCGTCACCGTCTTCCTGCAGCTGAGGCGGAAGAAGGCCGGCGACTGCAGCGACCCCAAACAGTTCACCTACATACCGCAGGTCCAAG ACAAAGAGGAGGTGCTGAGGAAGAAGCAGAAGCCGCTGCCTCCCTATGAAAactggagaggaggaagaggaggaggagccggGGGatttggtggaggaggaggaggag GATTTCAGTTCCACCAGGAGATGAACGGACCgggcggaggaggaggaacggCAGGCTTTTTTAACTTATCTTTCCAAGGCTTTGGCGCCGGAGGAGGGACTCAGATGTCAGGCTCCACCCCTCAGACGGGCTTCACccagcagcagacagacagacaggcggGAGGACAGCCCGACTCGCCGCTCCGTCAGCATCTGCTTCAGATCG CCGCCGCCCTCAACAGCAAAGTGACACAGAGCGCTCGGCAGACCGCCGCCGCCCTGCTGCAGTACTGCAGCACTGGAGACGCACGCGTCCTCCTGGCAATCCAGAGACACCTCTGCGGCATCCAGGACGGAAACGGAGACAC GCCTTTACACCTGGCCATCATCCATCATCAGACAGGTGTGTTCCAGCAGCTCATCCACACTCTGCTCAGCAGCCAGCAGCAAGGCATCATCAACACAGCCAACCACCTCCACCAG ACTCCCCTCCACCTGGCAGTGATCACACGGCAGGTGAAGGTGGCGGAGGTGCTGCTGAAGTCGGGGGCTGACCCCAGCCTGGTGGACAAAGATGGCCGCACCCCCCTCCACCTGGCAGCGCTGGCTGGGGACCACAGTGTGCTTCGTCTCCTGCTGGCTCACCTGGGAGAACGTCACGCCCACCTGGTCAACATGCCCGACTTCCACG GTCTCCACCCGCTCCACCTGGCCGTGAGGAGGGACGGTGAGCGCTGCCTGCGTCTGCTGGTCGAGGGCGGAGCTAAAATAAACGAACCCGAGCAGAAGAGTGGGAACACCGCCCTCCACCTGGCTGTCAAAGAAAACCTGTTCAAGGTGGCCTGCCTGCTCATCACAGAG CTCCGGGCCGACGTTAATGCCTGCACGTTTGGAGGAAACACGCCGCTACACCTGGCTGCCAGCCTCGGCTCGCTGACCTTCTGCTCCATGCTCATCGCTGCAG GTGCTGACAAGTACATCGAGAACGACGAGCCgctcttcttcagctcctcctcagacgaagatgaaccaatcagagaggaagaggacaaAGAGCGGGAGACCGCATCAAAGACAGCCAACCCTCGCAAGAGACCCGCGGCAGGCCACACCCCCCTGGACCTCGCTAAATGCCAAAAG gTGAGGAAGGTGTTGTTACCCAAGAGTCCAAAGCCGGATCCTCGTGACGAACCAACCAGCAGCACTAAAG CGCTCGAGAGGCCGGGGCTCGACGAGGACACGCTGTCGCGGCTCGTGGAGGTGCTGAGCGTCGGCGACGTCCCCTGGAAGAAGCTGGCGGAGAAGCTGGGCATGATGACGCTGACGCACCTGTACCAGGACAGTCCCGTGCCCTGCCGCCAACTGCTGCACCACTACAAG ctgGGTGGAGGTGCATTCGAAGACCTGGTTGAAGCTCTTCAGTCTCTCGGTCTGACAGAAGGAGTCCGACTGCTGAGGAACACTGAGCTACGAGACGACAAACACAGCACAG ACGTCACGGTCGACAGCGGCTTTGGCAGCCAGCCAATGGAAGACGTGGAGCCGCCCGTGGCCAATCAGTGA
- the nfkb2 gene encoding nuclear factor NF-kappa-B p100 subunit isoform X2, whose product MTEAQFISVYENDLQQLMQYDYIPPVDIKTEPYIPETAHGPYIQIIEEPKQRGFRFRYECEGPSHGGLPGASSEKNKRTYPTVRINNYVGLARVEVQLVTHSDPARVHAHSLVGRHCIENGTCTIDIGPNDLTASFSNLGILHVTKKGVVEVLTRRLREEKKRQKGAHGHLTDAEESAIAKEAKELGKTMDLNIVRLKFTAYLQDSTGAFTRALKPVVSNPIYDSKSPNASNLKISRMDKTCGSVLGGDEIFLLCDKVQKDDIEIRFYEDDEEGCWEAFGDFSPTDVHKQYAIVFKTPAYHRAEIDRPVTVFLQLRRKKAGDCSDPKQFTYIPQVQDKEEVLRKKQKPLPPYENWRGGRGGGAGGFGGGGGGGFQFHQEMNGPGGGGGTAGFFNLSFQGFGAGGGTQMSGSTPQTGFTQQQTDRQAGGQPDSPLRQHLLQIAAALNSKVTQSARQTAAALLQYCSTGDARVLLAIQRHLCGIQDGNGDTPLHLAIIHHQTGVFQQLIHTLLSSQQQGIINTANHLHQTPLHLAVITRQVKVAEVLLKSGADPSLVDKDGRTPLHLAALAGDHSVLRLLLAHLGERHAHLVNMPDFHGLHPLHLAVRRDGERCLRLLVEGGAKINEPEQKSGNTALHLAVKENLFKVACLLITELRADVNACTFGGNTPLHLAASLGSLTFCSMLIAAGADKYIENDEPLFFSSSSDEDEPIREEEDKERETASKTANPRKRPAAGHTPLDLAKCQKVRKVLLPKSPKPDPRDEPTSSTKALERPGLDEDTLSRLVEVLSVGDVPWKKLAEKLGMMTLTHLYQDSPVPCRQLLHHYKLGGGAFEDLVEALQSLGLTEGVRLLRNTELRDDKHSTDVTVDSGFGSQPMEDVEPPVANQ is encoded by the exons aTGACTGAAGCTCAGTTCATCAGCGTCTACGAGAACGAC ctgcagcagttAATGCAGTATGACTACATTCCTCCAGTGGACATAAAGACTGAGCCCTACATACCTGAGACAG ctCACGGTCCATACATTCAGATCATCGAAGAGCCCAAACAG agggGCTTTCGTTTCCGTTATGAGTGCGAGGGTCCATCGCACGGCGGGCTCCCGGGGGCCTCCAGCGAGAAGAACAAGAGAACCTACCCAACAGTGAGG ATTAATAACTACGTGGGTCTGGCCCGGGTCGAAGTCCAGCTGGTGACCCACAGCGACCCTGCTCGCGTCCACGCTCACAGTCTGGTCGGACGTCACTGCATCGAGAATGGCACCTGCACGATCGACATCGGCCCCAACGACCTCACCGCCTC ATTCAGTAATCTGGGGATCCTCCATGTGACCAAGAAAGGTGTTGTTGAAGTTCTGACCCGGAGGctcagagaagagaagaagagacaaAAAGGAGCACACGGTCACCTGACAG ATGCTGAGGAATCTGCCATCGCAAAGGAGGCCAAGGAGCTGGGGAAGACGATGGACCTGAACATCGTCAGGTTAAAGTTCACCGCCTACCTGCAGGACAGCACCGGCGCCTTCACCAGAGCGCTGAAACCGGTCGTCTCCAACCCCATCTACGACAGCA AGTCTCCAAACGCCTCCAACCTGAAGATCTCTCGCATGGATAAGACGTGCGGCTCGGTGCTCGGAGGAGACGAGATCTTCCTGCTCTGCGACAAAGTCCAGAAAG ATGACATCGAGATCCGTTTTTATGAGGACGATGAGGAGGGGTGCTGGGAGGCGTTCGGGGACTTCTCACCTACGGACGTCCACAAACAG TACGCCATCGTGTTCAAAACGCCGGCCTACCACAGAGCAGAGATCGACCGGCCCGTCACCGTCTTCCTGCAGCTGAGGCGGAAGAAGGCCGGCGACTGCAGCGACCCCAAACAGTTCACCTACATACCGCAGGTCCAAG ACAAAGAGGAGGTGCTGAGGAAGAAGCAGAAGCCGCTGCCTCCCTATGAAAactggagaggaggaagaggaggaggagccggGGGatttggtggaggaggaggaggag GATTTCAGTTCCACCAGGAGATGAACGGACCgggcggaggaggaggaacggCAGGCTTTTTTAACTTATCTTTCCAAGGCTTTGGCGCCGGAGGAGGGACTCAGATGTCAGGCTCCACCCCTCAGACGGGCTTCACccagcagcagacagacagacaggcggGAGGACAGCCCGACTCGCCGCTCCGTCAGCATCTGCTTCAGATCG CCGCCGCCCTCAACAGCAAAGTGACACAGAGCGCTCGGCAGACCGCCGCCGCCCTGCTGCAGTACTGCAGCACTGGAGACGCACGCGTCCTCCTGGCAATCCAGAGACACCTCTGCGGCATCCAGGACGGAAACGGAGACAC GCCTTTACACCTGGCCATCATCCATCATCAGACAGGTGTGTTCCAGCAGCTCATCCACACTCTGCTCAGCAGCCAGCAGCAAGGCATCATCAACACAGCCAACCACCTCCACCAG ACTCCCCTCCACCTGGCAGTGATCACACGGCAGGTGAAGGTGGCGGAGGTGCTGCTGAAGTCGGGGGCTGACCCCAGCCTGGTGGACAAAGATGGCCGCACCCCCCTCCACCTGGCAGCGCTGGCTGGGGACCACAGTGTGCTTCGTCTCCTGCTGGCTCACCTGGGAGAACGTCACGCCCACCTGGTCAACATGCCCGACTTCCACG GTCTCCACCCGCTCCACCTGGCCGTGAGGAGGGACGGTGAGCGCTGCCTGCGTCTGCTGGTCGAGGGCGGAGCTAAAATAAACGAACCCGAGCAGAAGAGTGGGAACACCGCCCTCCACCTGGCTGTCAAAGAAAACCTGTTCAAGGTGGCCTGCCTGCTCATCACAGAG CTCCGGGCCGACGTTAATGCCTGCACGTTTGGAGGAAACACGCCGCTACACCTGGCTGCCAGCCTCGGCTCGCTGACCTTCTGCTCCATGCTCATCGCTGCAG GTGCTGACAAGTACATCGAGAACGACGAGCCgctcttcttcagctcctcctcagacgaagatgaaccaatcagagaggaagaggacaaAGAGCGGGAGACCGCATCAAAGACAGCCAACCCTCGCAAGAGACCCGCGGCAGGCCACACCCCCCTGGACCTCGCTAAATGCCAAAAG gTGAGGAAGGTGTTGTTACCCAAGAGTCCAAAGCCGGATCCTCGTGACGAACCAACCAGCAGCACTAAAG CGCTCGAGAGGCCGGGGCTCGACGAGGACACGCTGTCGCGGCTCGTGGAGGTGCTGAGCGTCGGCGACGTCCCCTGGAAGAAGCTGGCGGAGAAGCTGGGCATGATGACGCTGACGCACCTGTACCAGGACAGTCCCGTGCCCTGCCGCCAACTGCTGCACCACTACAAG ctgGGTGGAGGTGCATTCGAAGACCTGGTTGAAGCTCTTCAGTCTCTCGGTCTGACAGAAGGAGTCCGACTGCTGAGGAACACTGAGCTACGAGACGACAAACACAGCACAG ACGTCACGGTCGACAGCGGCTTTGGCAGCCAGCCAATGGAAGACGTGGAGCCGCCCGTGGCCAATCAGTGA